The Phyllostomus discolor isolate MPI-MPIP mPhyDis1 chromosome 9, mPhyDis1.pri.v3, whole genome shotgun sequence nucleotide sequence GTGCTGCTGTTGGATCTGGTGCAGCGCTGGGCATGTGAACTGTGCTCCGTGCACCCCTGCCCCCGAAGGTCGGCCCGAGCAGCGTTCAGGCTCAGGGGTGCTCGCCCAGGGACAGGCACGAACCTTGGGGCCCGTCTCAGCTCTTCCACAGGTGCCAGCGCGCAGTGCAGGCTCTGCCCAGCCGGGCACGCCGGACCTGCTCGGAGCAGGAGGAGCGGCTGCTGCGCAACGTGGTGGCCTCGCTGGCGCAGGTGCTGCAGGAGCTCTCCAGCGGCTTCCGGCACGCGCAGGCCGGCTACCTGAAACGTGAGTCCGGCCTCCACGTCAGGCCTGAAGAGCTTGACCTCAGCCTAGCCCATGGAACGACCAGTAGCTCTCTGGGGGTTGGAATGGGGGGCCTGCTAATTAACAGGTGAAACCAGTCACAATCACACTAAAGCTCCCTATTTCCATGGCAACCCCAGGAGCTGAGAGTGCCCGGAAACCTTCCTGGGAGGGGGGGGTTCCACACTTCCTCGGAGCCTgggggctccagggctgggggtgggctctgGATTCCAAAGAGCGCAGCCGGTGCGGCTGCGTTCCCCTGGGTACCCCACAAACTGTTTCTCCTGTGTCACCGTTAGAACCGGTGACTGCCCGCACGCTCTGAACACTAGTCCTTCCCCTGACAGCTGCAGGCTTGTGTTTTAATGTTGCTACTTCTGAAACTTGGTTTAGATCCATGTGAAAGTTGTACTAGAGATGCTTCTAGAGAAAAATACTGATCTTTTAAGCAGTGTTTTGCAACAGTAGTTAGAGCAAAGATTCTGCTTCACGTGGACACGCCCCGTGAGGTCGTTGTGTCCCTCCTCGGCGCCAGGTTGCGCACGTTAACGTGTCGTGTGCCGGGACTGCCCCAGAGCGCTTGCCTGGTGCCGTGTTCACGACCTTTTCCTGCCCACGCCCACGTCTGAAGCCGCTGAGGGTGTCTCCACGTTGCTGTTGAGTTTCTACCTGGATTCCCCTTTTTGCGGGTGGCGTAGTCCCCGGGGCGGTGTGCACGTTTGGCACGGTGGAGTAAAGGGAACTCCTCCCTGCTAGGCATGAAGAACCGAGAGGAGAGGTCCCAGCATTTCTTCGACACGTCAGTGCCGCTCATGGACGATGGCGAGGACCACACTCTCTATGACCGGGTGCGTGGGGGCTGTGTCCTGCTTTCACTCCTCGTTCCCCTGTGACCTGTGTGCGAGGCAGGTGGGCCCACTGGAAGTTTCACTGCGGGCTGAAGGGCAGCCTCCTTCCTTTCCAGAGCCTCCGGGGAGACCCCGAGATCGCCCTCCAGAACCCGGGGCAGACGCTCGGGTTCTCCCTGCTGGTCTGGCCACCCGGCCCGCGTGGCTGCGAGCCGGGGGTCCTCGCCCTGCGCCGCACCTCAGCCACTCCTGCCCTCGGTCCCGCATGCTCAGGGGCTTTGGCTCGTTCCTGTTAGCGAAAAAGgagtgttttatgttttttctgtgCTCTGCAGAACAGTTTccagaaatcattttctttcGATCACGTCTAAAACGGTGCACCGTAGCATCCTCGCGGGGAGAAGTCTGACATAAAGATTCCCGCTCTTGTCCGGCCAGGGTTTCACGGACGAGCAGCTGGTGCTGGTGGAGCAGAACACGCTGATGGTggaggagcgggagcgggagaTCCGCCAGATCGTGCAGTCCATCTCTGACCTGAACGAGATATTCCGGGACCTGGGAGCGATGATCGTGGAGCAGGTGCGCGAGTCCACCCCTCCCTGGTCGGGGTCCTCCCGCCGTGAAAGCCGGGCCTTCTCTATCCAGGAGTGCTGTGCACTCCTGTCGGGGAAAGACCTTGCACCTgcccccagtgtgtgtgtgtgtgtgtgtgtgtgtgtgtctgtgcacacgTGTACGCACACACAAAGTATATACACGTCCCGCTTCCGTTGTCTAGATGGAAAACGACAGTAAACCTGTTTTCAGACAAACGAGCAGACAGACGGCAGACGTGCGCCTGTTCTCCGCCCCGGGGTGCGGGTGCGAGCGCACCCCGCCCACCCTGGGGCCCGGCCGGCTCTGCCCCCGCTCAGCAGTGACTCTGGTAGCAGATAAGGCCTCTCTTCTAATTTTGGCAGGTCACTGCGTGACGGCGACTGGAACCACTAGCTTTCAAGTGGAATTAAATTGTTTGTTCGCTGCTACAATCTGATTAGGGTGTTTTATTATCTTGCCGGTGGGGATCTGGGTCCTGATCCCCCTCGGACCAGCGGAGAGTGGAGGGTCGGGGCTGCAGATGATCTGGTTACGTTAATTGGTTACGTTAATTATCCCTGCAGCTCCCGTCCAGAGCCCCACGCTGCCATGCGGCCCAGTGTGCCTTGCGCTCTGTGCGAACCGAGAGAT carries:
- the STX16 gene encoding syntaxin-16 isoform X5, whose protein sequence is MGGRSGRSKWNIQYDVSRIRQKMKELASLHDQHLNRPTLDDSSAQEHAIEIATQEVTQLFHRCQRAVQALPSRARRTCSEQEERLLRNVVASLAQVLQELSSGFRHAQAGYLKRMKNREERSQHFFDTSVPLMDDGEDHTLYDRGFTDEQLVLVEQNTLMVEEREREIRQIVQSISDLNEIFRDLGAMIVEQGTVLDRIDYNVEQACVRTEDGLKELHKAEQYQKKNRKMLVILILFVLIIVLIVVLVGVKSR